The following are encoded together in the Amyelois transitella isolate CPQ chromosome 6, ilAmyTran1.1, whole genome shotgun sequence genome:
- the LOC132901841 gene encoding KRAB-A domain-containing protein 2-like — MAAGTATESTQLSDNIYWIKTENEEIECKDSEFKAKFNEQLISFYESQTVTPKKPWTMERILEVIQHVKDNKAAIQLGKRRTSMQYYWGSKYDVSNSDDAEYLIMKKKDSDDPIVRVIPIEQYFDLINQFHIELNHCGRDKICQVIKNKYYVQKKAIEIYIALCPVCELKRSNQKNNAKLRAASFNNSGQLELIDLQSMPDGEYHWLLKYQDCTTKFLYLRPLRTNEITEIASELVKIFLTSGSPGILISTNEQILNEVKIIWPDCNIKHENPIHSCRDLDNLEINNTDITSMLQTWINNNSTNWSLGCHFIQYKINTSTHSSEEKSPYNAVFGYNPCITEKKSVELDIKNEEENEGTNNRLKRAAEKTNDEIIKKKTSAIVVGDTVNVSVPKTDRGPLNTKCIFGIITDINNGVYQVGTKSGIIKNWFPRDRLQLASSVEFKEDVPQNLLTLKEAVTKQTLFGDEAFNKCLCKPSKNQCHNFKCACYKKKILCSSKCHSSLICQNK; from the coding sequence ATGGCGGCCGGCACAGCGACAGAGTCGACGCAACTTAGTGACAATATATACTGgataaaaactgaaaatgaagaaattgaGTGCAAAGATAGTGAATTTAAAGCGAAGTTTAATGAacaattaattagtttttatgaATCTCAAACTGTGACACCGAAAAAGCCGTGGACTATGGAACGTATATTAGAGGTTATTCAACATGTCAAAGATAATAAGGCAGCCATTCAGTTGGGTAAGCGGCGGACATCGATGCAGTATTATTGGGGTTCAAAATATGATGTTTCTAATAGTGACGACGCTGAATACttaataatgaagaaaaaagatTCTGATGATCCTATAGTTCGAGTGATACCAATTGAAcagtattttgatttgataaatCAATTTCACATTGAACTTAATCATTGTGGCCGAGATAAAATTTGCCAGgttattaagaataaatattatgtacagaaaaaggcaattgaaatttatattgcTTTATGCCCGGTTTGTGAACTGAAACGAAGCAATCAGAAAAACAATGCAAAATTAAGAGCAGCTAGTTTCAACAATAGTGGTCAACTCGAGCTTATTGATTTGCAGTCTATGCCTGATGGAGAATACCACTGGTTATTAAAATACCAAGATTGTACTACAAAATTTCTTTATCTACGTCCGCTGCGAACAAATGAAATAACTGAAATTGCTTCAGaattggtaaaaatatttttaacttctgGCTCGCCTGGTATATTAATAAGTACAaacgagcaaattctaaatgaagtaaaaataatatggccCGATTGTAACATAAAGCATGAGAATCCCATACATTCATGCCGAGATCTAGATAATCTGGAGATAAACAATACAGATATAACAAGTATGCTTCAAACATGGATTAATAACAATTCAACTAACTGGTCTCTTGGCTgtcattttattcaatataaaattaatacatcaACGCATTCAAGTGAAGAAAAGTCGCCATATAATGCAGTATTTGGATACAATCCGTGtataactgaaaaaaaatctgttgaaCTTGACATAAAAAATGAGGAAGAAAATGAAGGAACAAACAATAGATTAAAACGAGCTGCTGAGAAAACGaatgatgaaataataaaaaaaaagacctCAGCAATAGTAGTTGGAGATACAGTTAATGTTAGCGTTCCCAAGACCGATCGTGGACCTTTAAACACGAAGTGTATTTTCGGAATAATTACTGATATCAATAATGGAGTGTATCAAGTGGGCACCAAATCAGGAATAATTAAGAACTGGTTCCCACGTGATCGGTTGCAGTTAGCATCATCTGTTGAATTTAAAGAGGATGTaccacaaaatttattaacattaaaagaAGCTGTAACTAAGCAAACGTTATTTGGTGATGAAGCATTTAACAAATGCTTGTGTAAGCCGTCAAAAAATCAATgccataattttaaatgtgcttgctataagaaaaaaatactctgTAGTTCAAAATGTCACTCTAGCTTGATatgccaaaataaataa